DNA from Aquaspirillum sp. LM1:
CTGGCGACGACCGTGGGCAATAGCCTGAGCGTGGCGCTGGCCACGGTGCTGCTGGTGCTGCCGCTGGCGTATGCCTACGCCGCCGCGCTGACCCGGGTGGCCTTGCCAGGCAGGGGGCTATTTCGCCTGCTGGCCTTGTTGCCGCTGCTGGCACCGTCGCTGCTGCCGGGCATTTCGCTGGTGTATCTGTTTGGCCATCAGGGCCTGCTCAAGAGCTGGCTGGCCGACGGCAGCATTTATGGATTGATCGGCATTGTGCTGGGCGAGGCGTTTTATACCTTTCCGCATGCGCTGATGATTTTGCTCACCGCCCTGGCAGTGGGCGATGCCCGGCTGTACGAAGCCGCCCGCTCGCTGGGCGCGGGCCGGCTGCGCCAGTTTGTCACCATTACCCTGCCGGCGTCGCGCTACGGGCTGATCTCGGCAGCGCTGGTGGTGTTTACCCTGACCATCACCGACTTTGGCGTGGCCAAGGTGATTGGCGGCCAGTATCCGGTGCTGGCGGTGGAAGCCTACAAGCAGGTGATTGGCCAGCAGAACTTTCCACGCGGAGCGGTGATTGGCCTGCTGCTGCTGCTGCCAGCGCTGCTGTCGTTTGCGCTGGATCGCCTGTTGCAGCGTTCCCAGCGCAGCGCGCTCAGCGCCAGGGCGCAGCCGCTACAGCCCACCCGCAGCCCGCTGGTGCGCGCACTGGCCCTGGGCTATTGCAGCCTAGTGGGCGGCGCGCTGCTGTTGATGCTGGGCACGGCCATGCTGGCGGCGCTGATTCAGCTGTGGCCGTATCAGTTGCAACTGACCCTGGCGCATTTCAACTTTGACCAAGTAGACGGCGGCGGCTGGCTGGCGTTTGCCAACAGCCTGAAACTGGCGCTGGGCACTGCGGCATTGGGCACGGTGGTGGTGTTTCTGGGTGCCTGGTGCAGCACCCGGCTGCGGGTGGCGCGCCGCGTGGCCCCCATGCTGCACGCCATGGCCATGCTGCCGATGGCCGTACCCGGCCTGGTGCTGGGCCTGGGCTACATTCTGTTTTACAACGCGCCGGCCAATCCGCTGCACAGCCTGTACGGCAGCCTGACCTTGCTGGTGTTCTGCTCGGTGGCGCATTTCTACACCACCGCCCACCTGACCGCCGTCACCGCGCTGCGCCAGCTGGATGCCGATTTTGAAGCGGTGGCGGCTTCGCTCAAGGTGTCGGTGTGGCGCACCTTGTGGCGGGTGATTTTGCCGGCGTGCCTGCCGGCGGTGCTGGAAATTGCCCGCTACTTTTTTGTGTCGGCGATGACCACGGTGTCGGCGGTGATTTTTTTGTACACCCCAGACACGGTGCTGGCTTCCGTGGCAGTGCTGAATATGGACGACGCCGGCGACACCGCTGCCGCAGCGGCCATGGCCACGCTGATTGTGCTCAGTTCGGCGCTGGTGTGTGGCGTGTTTGCCCTGGTGTCGCAGGTGCTGCATCGCCATGCCGCACAACGCGGGCGACGCTGAGCGGGGTTGGCCCGCACGCCGGGTATCCTGAATTTTTTTGCCGGGCTCAGGCCCGGTTTATTTGGCTTGTTTTAGACATCTAGATGAGATGATTGGACTGTCCACATGAGAGAACCCATCCTGCTTACCCCCGGCCCGCTGACTACCACGCTGGCCACCAAAACCGCCATGCTGACCGACTGGGGATCGTGGGACAGCAGTTTCAACGCCCTGACCGCCAGCGTCTGCCGCGACCTGCTGGCAATTGCCGGCGGCCAGGCCAGCCATGTCTGTGTGCCGCTGCAAGGCTCGGGCACCTTTGCCGTGGAAGCAGCCATTGCCAACCTGGTACCCAAAACCGGCAAGCTGCTGGTGCTGGTCAATGGCGCATACGGCAAGCGCATGGCGCAGATTGCCCAGTATCTGGGCCGTGCGTGCTGCGTGTACGACACCGCCGACGACACGCCGCCGTCGCCCGACACCCTGGCCCGGTTGCTGGAGGAAGACCCGGCCATCAGCCATGTCGGGCTGATTCACTGCGAAACCAGCACCGGCATTCTCAACCCGCTGGCCGAGCTGGCCGCCGTGGTGCACGCTGCTGGCCGCCGGCTGGTGGTGGACGCGATGTCCAGCTTTGCCGCGCTGCCGATCGATGTGGTGGCGCTGCATATCGACGCGCTGATCGCCAGCAGCAATAAATGCCTGGAAGGTGTGCCGGGCATGGGCTTTGTCATCGTCAACCGCGACAGCCTGCTGGCCAGCCGTGGCAACAGCCATTCGCTGGCGCTGGACCTGCTGGCGCAATACGACTACCTGCAGGCCACCGGCCAGTGGCGGTTTACCCCACCCACCCATGTGCTGGCCGCCTTGCGGTCGGCGCTGGACCAGTATCTGGCCGAAGGCGGTCAGCCGGCCCGGCTGGCGCGCTACCAGGCCAATGCCGATCTGTTGGTGCGCAGCATGCGGGCAGCAGGGTTTGAACCCTTCCTGCCGGACACCCTGCAGGCACCGATTATCGTCACCTTCCACGCCCCCCGCCACCCGGCTTACCAGTTTGCCGAATTCTACGCAGCGGTGCGCGCGCAAGGGTTTGTGCTTTACCCCGGCAAGCTGACCGAGCAGGACACCTTCCGGGTGGGCTGCATTGGCGCAATTGACGCGGCGGAAATCCAGCAAGCCTGCGCAGCCATTGGCCGGGCGGTCAGTCAGCTGGGCTGGACGATTTAATCAAGGAGATTGTCATGCAACGCTATACCACACTCGAAGCGGTAATTTTTGACTGGGCCGGCACCGTGGTGGATTTCGGCTCGTTTGCCCCCACCCAGGTGCTGATCGAAGTGTTCACCCAGGTTGGCGTGCCGGTCAGCCTGGCCGAAGCCCGCGTGCCCATGGGGCTGGCCAAGTGGGACCATATCCAGGCGCTGGGCCGGCTGCCTGCCGTGGCCGAACGCTGGCAAGCCCGCTTTGGCCGGGCGATGACCGACGCCGACGTCGATGCCCTGTATCAGCAGTTCATGCCGCTGCAGGTGGCCAAAGTGGCCGCATATTCCGCGCCGATTCCCGGCGCGGTGGACACGGTGAATCTGCTGCGCGCCCGGGGGCTGAAAATCGGCAGCTGTTCAGGCTACCCCAGGGTAGTGATGGACCAGCTGCTGCCGCTGGCGGCGGCGGCGGGTTACGCGCCGGACCACTGCGTGGCCACGGACGATCTGGCCGCTGGCGGCCGCCCCGGCCCGTGGATGGCGCTGGACAATGTGCTGGCGCTGCGGGTGGGCGATGTGCGCCACTGCGTCAAGGTGGACGACACCACGCCAGGCATTGCCGAAGGCTTGCGCGCCGGCATGTGGACGGTTGGCCTGTCGGCCAGCGGCAATGCGGTGGGGCTGACGGCAGCAGAATGGGCGGCGCTTGACCCGGCGGAGCAGGCCAAACGTCGTGCTCCGGCGGTGGCGCAACTGCGCCAGGCTGGCGCGCATTATGTGCTGGACACCCTGGTTGAGCTGCCCGCCGTGCTCGACGAGATCGAGCGGCGCGTGCAGGCCGGGGAGCGCCCCTGAGATGCCGGCGGCCAGTGTCCCCTTCTGGTTTGCCCAGGCGCTGACCGCCGACAACACCCCGCCGCTGCCGCCCCTGCAGGGGGAGGTCAGCGCCGATGTGTGCATTGTCGGCGGCGGCTTTACCGGCTTGTGGACAGCCATTCTGTGTCAGCAGGCCCGGCCCGACTGGCGGGTGATCGTGCTGGAAAAATCCCGCTGTGGGGCCGGTGCGTCCGGGCGCAATGGCGGCTGCATGCTGACGTGGTCCACCAAATACCTGTCGCTGCGCCAGTGGTTTGGCGACAGCGAGGCGCGCCGGCTGGTGGCGGCTTCGGAGCAGGCGGTGCAGGACATTGCCCAGTTTTGCCATACCCACCAGATTGACGCCGAGCTGCGGCTGGGCGGGGCGGTGTACGCCGCCAGCCAGCCCGCGCAGATTGGGCGGCTGGATGGGGTGCTGGCCGCACTCGACCAGATGGGGGCCAACCGCTGGCAGCGCTTGTCCAACGCCGACACCCAGGCACTGACCGGCAGCGCCCAGATGCAGCACGGCGCATGGACCGACGCCGCCGGCAGCCTGCAACCGGGCAAGCTGGTACGCGGCCTGCTGCGGGTGGCCCGCCAGCTTGGCGTGCAGGTGTACGAACACAGCGCCATGCACCGGCTGCAGGAGGGTGACGAGGTGATGGTGTGTACGGCTACGGGCCGGGTTCGCGCCCGGCAGGCGGTGCTGGCGCTGAATGCCGACATGGCCCGGCAGTTTCCGGCGCTGGCCAACAGCGTGCTGCTGGTGTCGTCTGATATGGTGGTGACTGCGCCGCGCCCCGAGCTGATGGCCCAGCTGGGGCTGGATCGCGGCCAGGCGGTGTGTGATCTGCGCACCTTTGTGCATTACTGGCGCAGCACGCCGGATGGCCGGCTGATGCTGGGCAAGGGCGGCAACCGGATTGCCTTTGCCAACCGGATGCACGGTTATTTTGACCAGCCCAGCGCCTACCAGGATGCGCTGGGTGCCACGCTGGCGCAGCTGTTTCCGGCGCTGGCCGATACCCCGCTGGACAGCAGCTGGACTGGCGCGTCCGACCGCTCGGCCACCGGCCTGCCGTTTTTTGGCCGTCTGCCGGGTTATCGTCGGGTGCTGTACGGCATGGGTTACTCCGGCAATGGCGTGGTGCAGTGCCGGCTGGGCGGGGAGCTGTTGTGTGCGCTGCTGTTGGGTGAGGACAACGCCTGGACGCGCAGCGGCCTGGCGCAGGGGCCGCTGGCGCAGTTTCCGCCCGAGCCATGGCGCTGGCCGGGGGCGATGCTGGTGCGCCAGGCCATCCGCCGGGTGGAAGCCGCCGAAGACCAGCAACGCCGCCCCGGTTGGCTGGCCAGCCGGCTGGCATCGCTGGCCAGCATGGCGGGCAAGGCCGATTGAGCTTGGGTGGCTGGGTGGCTGGCGTGTCATCCCGGCGGGGCAATGCACCCGCGTCCAGCCCACGCTTCCCAGCGCACGGCTAAAAGGTAAACTGCGCCAATTGCCCACGCATGCCCTGCACCGAATGGTGCAGGCTCATTGCCGCCGAGGCGGACTGGCTGGCGGCAGCGCTGTTTTCTTCGCTGATTACCGTCAGGTTTTCAATATCCTTGCCAATAATCTCGCTGGCCTGGCGCTGCTGGGCCAGGGTGTCCATCAGGTGGCTGAGCTTGTCGTGGGCAGCGCAGGCACCACTGCGCATTTCTTCCAGCGGCGTGCTCAGGCCTTGCATCAGCGACACGCCAAAGCTGACCAGTTTTTCTCCCTGCAGCAAATTGTCCGCCGCGTGGCGGGTTTGCTCCTGCACCCACTGGATGGTGCTGCCGATATCGCGGGTGGCCAGCCGGGTGGTTTCCGCCAGCTTGCGCACTTCGTCAGCCACCACGGCAAAGCCGCGTCCCTGCTCGCCGGCGCGGGCGGCCTCAATCGCCGCGTTCAGCGCCAGCAGATTGGTCTGCTCGGCCACATCGGCAATCAGCAGCACCACCCGGCTGATTTCATCGGTGCGCTCGGCCAGCATCGACACATCGCGGGCCGAACCCTGAATGGCATTGACCATGCCCTGGATATCCCGCGCCGCCTTGACAATCACCCCATCGCTTTGCACCGCCAGCCGTTCGGCCAGTTGCGCTGCATCCAGGGCAAAGCGGGCTTCCTCGCTGCTTTGCTGCACGCCCATTTGCAGGCGTTCGATGGCAAACGCCATACTCAGGGTGGATTCGCTTTGCGCTTCGGCGGCAGCGGCAATCTGCTGCGCAGCGCCGGCCACTTCTTCGGCGGTATTGTCCACCTGGCTGCCTTCGGCGTTGACCCGGTGAAAACTCTGGCAAATGGCGTCCAGCAGCGCATTGAATGCCTCAATGCTGCGGGTGACTTCGTCGTTGCCCTGCCACTGGCAGCGCCGGGTCAGGTCCAGATCGTGGCGGGTGTCGCTGGCGGTGGCGCACAGCATGCGCAGCGGGCGGACAATCGAGCCGATGATATAGCGCGCCAGCAGCAGCATGCCCACGCTCAGCGCTGCACCACCCCATAAAATCAGCTGAAACAACTGCTGGCGACGCTGGTCCTGGCTGTGCTGTTCGCGCTGGATTGCCTCACGGCTGTGTTGTGCCAGCAGCTCCAGCGCCGCGACCACGCGCTGATGCGCGCCAGTCTGGCCGGCCAGGTCATCCGCCGGGGTGTTGCGCCAGCTTTGCCAGTGCTGATCCAGCGTGCGCCAGTCATCGGCCAGTGCAGGCAACGCGGCCTGGCTGCCGGCGTGCAGCCGCTGTTCCAGCGCGGCCCACTGGCCTGCCGCTGGGGTGTGGCCGGGATGGGGCTCCAGCGTACCCAGGCCGGTGGCCAGTTCGGCCAGCCGTTGCAGGGCCGGTCCATGTGTCTGCTGCTGGGCGGCAATCTGCTGGTCGGCCAGGTAACCGGCCAGCAGACCCAGTGCGCCCAGGCAAGCCAGCGACAGCATGGCCACGCTACTGAACAGGTACAGTTTCAGCCGGATTGTCATGGGTATTCACTTTCCTCGTGGTCAGCGGCGTTTTCACTGTCCTGGTCCTGGCAGCCCATGGCTTGCAGCAGATCGTCCAGACGTTGTTGGTGCTCGTTCAGCCGGGCACACGCGTCCATCAGGTCGCGGCGAATCGAGTCGGCATGAGAGCGGGACTGCAGGTGTTTGCTCATGGTGGCACCTTGTTTGAAGTGAGCCAAAGCCAAGTATGCTGATGTTGTGTTAATTTTTTATAGATGTTGACCAAAAATGCCGGCATGAGCAGTAAAAACCGTGCCCAATGTCAATATTCTGTTCATTGGCATTTATTTTAAGATATCGATAGATTTCGATGGGTAGAACACTGAAATGCCACGACGTGGCAAGAAGGGGAGAGATTCAATTCAGCTTAATCAGCAAACATGACAAAAAACTGATGATGAATAGGTCGGTCACGCAAAAAACGCAGGTACCGGAATGCCGGCCCTGCGGGTAAAAAATCGCCAAGTTACTGTAGTTGAAAGGATTATTTTTCCGGTGGAGCAGTGCCCAGCCCGGACAAAAAGGCAATGGCCGTCTGCAGTGCAGCCGGATTGGCGGTATAGATGACAAACTTGCCGTGCTGGCGGGATTGCAGCAGGCCGCTATGCACCAGCTCTTTCAGGTGAAATGACAAGGTTGTTTGGGCGATGGTCAGATGTTCGCCAATTTTGCCGGCGCTCAGGCCGGCGGCTCCAGCTTCCACCACCAGCTGGTATATGCTCAGGCGTGAATCCTGGCCTAATGCAGCAAACATCTTCATGACAATATTATGATTCATTGGTGAATTTTAACAGATTTTTCAGCGCTGGCAAGTTACGCTCAGGGGTTATTTTCATGACCGAATAACTATTGAGATATTGAATTCATCACCACGCCAATCGGCCAGCCGGCGAGGAGCTGAAACATTCTCCCACTACGGTGTGACACACGCAGTGCTCAGAAGCTGGCACCCAACGACAAATGCCACTGCCATTGGCCGGTGCTTTGCCCTCTGGCGATATCCATCCCCACCGGACCAATCGGGCTATCCCAGCGAATGCCCGTGCCCAGGCCCAGCCGGGGCCGCCAGTCCTGCCAGCGGTCGGCGGCGTTGCCGGCGTCGGCAAACAGCGCCAGCCGCCAGCCCGGCCAGACCGGGTGCTGGTATTCACCGCTGAACAGCGCCTGCACCCGCCCCCCTACCACCGAGCTGCCTTCACGCGGGCCCAGGCTCTGGTAGGCGTAGCCACGCACGCTGCCCCCGCCACCGGTACGAAAACGCCAGTCGGTGGGCACGTCGTCCCCGCGCGCCGCCCACACCTGGCCCAGTTCACCGCGCACAATCACCCGTGCGCTGCGCCCTACCGGATAAAAGCCAATCGCTCTGGCGTAGCCGCGCAGAAAATCAGTGTCCGAGCCCAGCTGACGGCTGGCTGCCACCACCTGGCCGGCCAGCATATGGCCGCGCTGCGGGTTCAGTGGGTTGTCCACGGCCCGCCGGGTCCAGTCGTAGCGGGCCACCAGCGCCTGGGTGCGGCTGGTGCTGCCGCCGTCCGGGGTGCTGCGTTCACGGGTAAACGTGATGCCGTAGCCGTATTCGTCGTCGCCGCGTGCGCGCAGGCGGCTGGCGTAAACGGTTTCCTGGTGCAGCTTGAGCTGTTGCACCGTGCTGCGCGCCAGCTTCACCCCGGCGGTGTCGCGGTAGCCGTCGCCGTCACGCGGCAGGGTCAGGCTGCTGTCCAGGGTTTGCTGTTCGCGTTCCAGTTGCAGGGTATTGGCCAGTAGCAGGCCCAGCCCGGCAATATTGTGATGCTGATAATTGAGCGAGCCACGCGGGCCGCTGTCGCTGCCATAACCGGCACCGACGCTGATTTTTTGTGCCTGGGCTTCCTGCACAAACACCTGCACCGGGCTGAGTAGCGGCTGGGTCGGGTCCAGTCCGGCCTCCACCCGCACGCTGGTGAAGTAGGGCGTGGCCTGCAGGGCGGCCTGGTAGTCGAGCAGTTTGCGCTGATGATACGGCGAGCCAGGGCTGAAGGTGGCCAGCCGGGTAACGGCCTGCAGCGGATAGCGGCGCAGGCCGTGCACCTGAATCTCGCCCAGGGTGAACGCCGGGCCGGTGTCCAGCGTGGCGCTGAGCACCGCGCGCTGGCTGGCCGGATCAATGCGGGCTTCGGCGTGCGCCCAGCGCGCGCTGGGGTAGCGGTCGATCTGCACACTGCGCAGTGCCTGGTTCTTGGCGTTGTCCCAGTCGTCCTGGCGGAAAGGCTGGCCCACAGGCAGGCTCCAGCGTTCGCGCAGCATGGCCAGCCGCTGTGCGCCGTCAGTGCCCGTGGCACCGGGGCCGGCCAGCGCCAGCGTGACCGCGCTGATGTCGGTGCGTGGGCCGGGGTCGACGCGCAGGGTCAGGGTGTGGTTTTGGTGATGCCGGTGCAACTGCGGGGAGAAGTAGCCTTCGGTGGCCAGCAGGCTGCGGGCGTCTTCGTCCAGCGCCAGTTGCAGGGCTTCCAGCTGGCCAGGGTCGGGGGGAACGCTGTCACGCAGCGCCCTGGCCAGCGCCAGGTGCTGGCTGAGCAGGGTGCTCACCGCGCCAGGCGCGTCCACCACCAGCTCGGGCAGCGGCGCGGCCAGCCCCGCCGGGCTGAGCAGCCAGACCAGCAGCGCGCCGCTGACACGGTGCCGCCAGCAAAAAAAGTCAGAAGAAAGATTCACCCCGCAACCTTACCCGCTTGTTCCGGGAGGGTCAAAGGGCGGAACAGTGTGCGCCTCTGGCCTGGAGCGCGTCGCTGCCGCCAGACCGGGGGCGATGATTTCTGCATCCGGCGTGTTGCCGGTCCGCCTTGACAGCGGATCAGCTATAATCCCGGCTTTATCTGTTTATTAGCGTCGGCGCACATGAGCATCAAATCGGATACATGGATTCGCCGCATGGCGGCAGCACACGGCATGATCGAGCCGTTTGAACCAGGACAGGTGCGGGAAGTGGACGGACGCAAGATCGTCTCTTACGGCACGTCCAGCTACGGCTACGATATCCGTTGCGCCAACGAATTCAAGATTTTCACCAATATCAACAGCACCATCGTTGATCCGAAAGACTTTGACCACAACAACTTTGTCGATTTCAACGGCGACGTGTGCATCATTCCGCCCAATTCGTTTGCCCTGGCGCGCACGGTGGAATACTTCCGCATTCCGCGCAATGTGCTGACCATCTGCCTGGGCAAGAGCACTTACGCCCGCTGCGGCATCATCGTCAACGTCACGCCGTTTGAGCCGGAATGGGAAGGCTACGTCACGCTGGAGTTTTCCAACACCACGCCGCTGCCGGCCAAAATCTACGCGGGCGAAGGCTGCGCGCAGGTGCTGTTCTTTGAAAGCGATGAAGTGTGCGAAACCAGCTACAAGGATCGCGGCGGCAAGTATCAGGGCCAGGTGGGCGTGACCCTGCCCAAAACCTGAGCGGGGTCGATCGGTACCGCGCAGGTGTTGTCATGGCCCGGATGGGCCATGTTTCATTTTAGCGACACCCTGGCCGTCACCGCCAAGTGAACACCGGGCGTCAGCGCCTGGTTCAGGGGGCGGCTTGCGCCAAGGGATTTTCCGGCAATTTCCCGGTAATGGACTATTCTGCAAACAGGATCTCCTGAGTGAAGAAGCGATGAACTGGATGGTGCAACCGCCCCCCTTGCGGTTGCACCATTTTTTTATCAGAAATTCACCGATTTTTGATTGACGCGTTCTGTCTGGGTTTTATAATTCGCCCCCATTGCCGTTTTCCGTTTTGCAGTGCAACGCAGTGTGCCGCCGTTGCCCTGCCAGACCGATTCCGCCGGCCTGTGGCCAAGATTCTGCCCGCTGGCGCTACTGTGTCATTAATGGAGGTCATCATGACAAGCCGTGTACTTACTGCCTCTTTGGCATTGCACCAACCTTCTTTCTTGCAACATATCCCTGTGACCTAGGTTTCTGGAGACCCCGATCAATGGACCGAATCGCTGCCGACGCGCTCGCCGCGGCACTGCCTGACCTTTCCCTCGACTTTGCCCACGTCAAGGCCCAACTGGCCAAGGGCTACGACAAGCCCTTCCTGGTGCTGGATACCCAGATTGTCCGTGAAAAATGCCGCCGCTTCTTTGCCGCCATGCCGCGCGTGCGCCCGCACTTTGCCGTCAAGTCCAACCCGGACAACCGCGTGCTGCAGGTGCTGAAAGAAGAAGGCGTCGGTTTTGAAATCGCCTCGATCGCCGAGCTGGATCAGCTGCTGGCGCTCGGCGTGGCCCCTGCCGAAATTTTCTACAGCAACCCGATGAAGTCGCGCGCTTACGTGGAGTACGCCGTGGCCAAAGGGGTCGAGTGGTTTGTGATTGACTCGGTCGAAGAACTGCAAAAAATCCACAGCGTCTCGCCCACCGCCAAGACCTATCTGCGCATCTTCACCACCAATGTGGGCAGCGACTGGCCGCTGTCGGGCAAGTTTGGCGCTTATGAAGCCGAAATCCGCGACATCATTGCCGAAGCCGCCCGCCTGGGGGCCGATCTGGCCGGGGTGACCTTCCACGTGGGTTCGCAGTGCCTGAACCCGGAAAACTGGAAAGTGGGCCTGGAAGCCACCCGCCAGGTGTTCGACCAGATGCAGGCCGCCGGCCTGAAACCGCGCCTGGTGAATATCGGCGGCGGTTACCCGGTAACCCACACCAAGGCCATTCCGTCGATTGGCGAAATCGGTGCCGTGGTTAACGCCGGCCTGGCCGCGTTTGGCGACGAGGTGCAGGTGATTGCCGAACCGGGCCGTTATCTGGTGTCCGACGCTGGTTATTTTGTCTGCCGCGTGGTGGGCACCGCCACCCGCCAGGGCAAGCGCTGGGTGTACTTCGACGCTGGCATGTTTGGCGGCATCATCGAAACCACCGAAGGCCTGAAGTACACGATCGAAACCGACCGCACCGGTGCGGAAATCATCTGGACCGTGGCCGGCCCAACCTGCGATTCGCTGGACATCTGCACCCGCGACCAGGCGCTGCCGGAAGATCTGGTGGAAGGTGACTTCATCTACATCAAGAACGCCGGAGCCTACACCACGGCTTACGCCAGTACCTTCAATGGCTTCCCGCTGCCGGATGTGATCATCCTGTAATTGCAGTTGGCGATAGGCCATGCACGACACCACGCCCCCGTCTGGCTTGCGCCAGCGGGGGCGTGGTGATTGGGGGGAGGGGTTAAGCTGCCTCCAGCCGGTACCAGACATGCCGGCACAAGCGGCTGCTATGTGCCAGCGCCGGGTGGTCAAATTCGCCCTGATACACCATGCCCAGCCGCTGCATCAGCGCCTGCGAGCGCAGATTGCTGCACGCGGTAAACGCCACCAGCTGCGGCAATTCCAGCTGGGTAAATCCCACGCCGATGGCCAGTTGCGCGGCCTCCCGCGCCAGCCCATGGCCCCAGGCCGGGCGCACCAGCCGCCACACCAGTTCCACTGCCGGGGCAAACGGCAAGTTCTCCGGTGCCGGGTTCAGCCCGACACAGCCAATCAGCTGGCCGCTGGCGGCCAGTTCCACTGCCCATACTCCCCAGCCACGCTGGTTCAGGCCGGTGTCCAAGCGTTCAAGCAGGGCGTCGCTGCCGGCACGGTCAAGCGCGGCGGGAAACTCGGCCATCACTTCGGGGTCGGCGTTCAATGCAGCAAAGGCTGGCCGGTCGCTTTCCTGCCAGCCGCGCAAGCGTACCCGTTGGCCGCGCAGGGCATGTGCTGGCATGTTCATCCGGCGTGCGTTCATGCCTCAGCTCCACTGCCTCCCATCGGCGAGCACAGCTCAATCAGCGTGCCTTCTGCCGCCCGCACATACGCCACCACCTGCCCCCAGGGCTTGAGCGCCGGTTCGGCCAGCGCGCTGGCGCCGGCGGCCACCGCCTGAGTATAGGCGGCGGTGACATCGTCGCAGACAAACGCCAGCTCAATGGCTGGTGGCGGGCTGGCCGGGTCGAGCTTCTGGTAGCCCGCTGCGCCAAAATGGCTGTCGCCCAGCGCGTGGCTGGCAAACGCCAGCGTGGTGGCACCGGTGTCCAGTTCGCCGTACTGGCCGGAGTCATGCAAGAAACGCAGCGCAAAACCAAAGGCGCGCTGGTAAAACGCCAGCGTATCGCTGACATCGGCCACATAAACAATGGCATAGGCAAATTTCATTAAGGTTCTCCTGGGGAATGCCTGTTCAGCTTGGCGGATGCTGAATCAATTGTCCACGCTGCTGCCGCAGCCATTTGGCAAGGTTAGCCGATGCCACCTGGGAACTTTATGCCAGAATCGCCCCCCTCACCGGACATGGCGGCGCAGAAGGGCCGCGTTCAGGAGCAAGCATGTTCAAAAAACTATTGGCGTCGATCGGCGTGGGCAGCGCCAGTGTGGATACCCAGATTCATCAGCCGGAGCTCAGTCCTGGCCAGTTGATGCAGGGTCAGGTGGTGGTGCAGGGTGGGCAGAGCGAACAGGCGATTGAAAAAATCGAACTGGTGCTGATGACCCAGGCCGAGCAGGAACGCGGCGACAGCGAGCGGCAAGTGGCCTGGCCGCTGTGCCGGCTGCCGGTCAGCGGCGGTTTTGTGATTGGCGCGGGAGAAACCCGGGTTTTTCCGTTTCAGATGACCTTGCCGCTGGAAACCCCAGTCAATGCGCTGCGCACCCACAGTGGCCGCACGCCGCTGGTGTGGGTACATACCGACCTGGCGATTGCTGCCGGGGTGGACAGCGATGATCGCGACAGTCTGCTGGTGTTGCCGCCGGCACCGCTGCAAACCCTGCTGGACGCTTTTGCCCGGTTGGACTGGTATGTATACGGCTCGGATGTGGAAGTGGGCACCGCCCATGTGGGAAGCACGATCAGCACGCTGGGGTGTTATCAGGAAATCGAACTGCGCCCGCACGGAGGAAGCTGGCGGGTGCAGGAAATTGAACTGACCTGCCTTAGCGATGGGCGGACCACGCATGTGCTGGTGGAAGTGGACATCCGCTTTGGCCGCGACAGCTATTACATCCTGCAGATGGGGCCAGACTTTGCCCGCCAGGATTGGGTGGCCATTTTGCGCAATACCTTGCCTCTGTAGTTGGCGGCGCGATTCTCCGTTTGAGCTGCAAGCAGAAAAAAGCCGCGCGATTGCGCGGCTTTTTTCTGCTTGCAGCCAAGTGATGCCGCAGGCGCAACACAGCGTGCCACGCCAGGCGTCAGCTTAAGGCTTACTCGCCATATACCGGGAAACGGGCGCACAGGGCTTTCACCTGTTCTGCCACATTGGCCAGATTGGCGTCGTCTGCCGGCTGGTCCAGCACGTCGGCAATCAGGTTGGCCAGCTGACGGGCTTCGGTTTCGCCAAAGCCACGGGTGGTCATCGCCGGG
Protein-coding regions in this window:
- a CDS encoding methyl-accepting chemotaxis protein → MTIRLKLYLFSSVAMLSLACLGALGLLAGYLADQQIAAQQQTHGPALQRLAELATGLGTLEPHPGHTPAAGQWAALEQRLHAGSQAALPALADDWRTLDQHWQSWRNTPADDLAGQTGAHQRVVAALELLAQHSREAIQREQHSQDQRRQQLFQLILWGGAALSVGMLLLARYIIGSIVRPLRMLCATASDTRHDLDLTRRCQWQGNDEVTRSIEAFNALLDAICQSFHRVNAEGSQVDNTAEEVAGAAQQIAAAAEAQSESTLSMAFAIERLQMGVQQSSEEARFALDAAQLAERLAVQSDGVIVKAARDIQGMVNAIQGSARDVSMLAERTDEISRVVLLIADVAEQTNLLALNAAIEAARAGEQGRGFAVVADEVRKLAETTRLATRDIGSTIQWVQEQTRHAADNLLQGEKLVSFGVSLMQGLSTPLEEMRSGACAAHDKLSHLMDTLAQQRQASEIIGKDIENLTVISEENSAAASQSASAAMSLHHSVQGMRGQLAQFTF
- a CDS encoding helix-turn-helix transcriptional regulator: MKMFAALGQDSRLSIYQLVVEAGAAGLSAGKIGEHLTIAQTTLSFHLKELVHSGLLQSRQHGKFVIYTANPAALQTAIAFLSGLGTAPPEK
- a CDS encoding autotransporter assembly complex family protein, with amino-acid sequence MNLSSDFFCWRHRVSGALLVWLLSPAGLAAPLPELVVDAPGAVSTLLSQHLALARALRDSVPPDPGQLEALQLALDEDARSLLATEGYFSPQLHRHHQNHTLTLRVDPGPRTDISAVTLALAGPGATGTDGAQRLAMLRERWSLPVGQPFRQDDWDNAKNQALRSVQIDRYPSARWAHAEARIDPASQRAVLSATLDTGPAFTLGEIQVHGLRRYPLQAVTRLATFSPGSPYHQRKLLDYQAALQATPYFTSVRVEAGLDPTQPLLSPVQVFVQEAQAQKISVGAGYGSDSGPRGSLNYQHHNIAGLGLLLANTLQLEREQQTLDSSLTLPRDGDGYRDTAGVKLARSTVQQLKLHQETVYASRLRARGDDEYGYGITFTRERSTPDGGSTSRTQALVARYDWTRRAVDNPLNPQRGHMLAGQVVAASRQLGSDTDFLRGYARAIGFYPVGRSARVIVRGELGQVWAARGDDVPTDWRFRTGGGGSVRGYAYQSLGPREGSSVVGGRVQALFSGEYQHPVWPGWRLALFADAGNAADRWQDWRPRLGLGTGIRWDSPIGPVGMDIARGQSTGQWQWHLSLGASF
- the dcd gene encoding dCTP deaminase; protein product: MSIKSDTWIRRMAAAHGMIEPFEPGQVREVDGRKIVSYGTSSYGYDIRCANEFKIFTNINSTIVDPKDFDHNNFVDFNGDVCIIPPNSFALARTVEYFRIPRNVLTICLGKSTYARCGIIVNVTPFEPEWEGYVTLEFSNTTPLPAKIYAGEGCAQVLFFESDEVCETSYKDRGGKYQGQVGVTLPKT
- a CDS encoding type III PLP-dependent enzyme, giving the protein MDRIAADALAAALPDLSLDFAHVKAQLAKGYDKPFLVLDTQIVREKCRRFFAAMPRVRPHFAVKSNPDNRVLQVLKEEGVGFEIASIAELDQLLALGVAPAEIFYSNPMKSRAYVEYAVAKGVEWFVIDSVEELQKIHSVSPTAKTYLRIFTTNVGSDWPLSGKFGAYEAEIRDIIAEAARLGADLAGVTFHVGSQCLNPENWKVGLEATRQVFDQMQAAGLKPRLVNIGGGYPVTHTKAIPSIGEIGAVVNAGLAAFGDEVQVIAEPGRYLVSDAGYFVCRVVGTATRQGKRWVYFDAGMFGGIIETTEGLKYTIETDRTGAEIIWTVAGPTCDSLDICTRDQALPEDLVEGDFIYIKNAGAYTTAYASTFNGFPLPDVIIL
- a CDS encoding GNAT family N-acetyltransferase translates to MNARRMNMPAHALRGQRVRLRGWQESDRPAFAALNADPEVMAEFPAALDRAGSDALLERLDTGLNQRGWGVWAVELAASGQLIGCVGLNPAPENLPFAPAVELVWRLVRPAWGHGLAREAAQLAIGVGFTQLELPQLVAFTACSNLRSQALMQRLGMVYQGEFDHPALAHSSRLCRHVWYRLEAA